The Beijerinckiaceae bacterium RH AL1 genome has a segment encoding these proteins:
- the cyoA gene encoding cytochrome o ubiquinol oxidase subunit II (ID:RHAL1_02111;~source:Prodigal:2.6), translated as MAGPLVVPRRRNWSLVAFALLTPLLLCGCDLGVMDPAGPVGHDQLLILVDSLAIMLVIIVPVLLAVPVFAWYFRATNDKAFYLPEWEFNGTIELVVWSIPLLTIVVLGGVAWYGSHALDPYKPLPIAKDQKPLEVQVVSMDWKWLFIYPEQGVAAVNQLYLPTGRPVHFTITSASVWNAFFVPRLGGMIYSMAGMTTQLNLQADKTGVFPGLSGMLSGDGFSDMHFDVHAVQPDDFTKWVDTAKASPEALDTAGYAKLANVSGVAQAATYKSADPNLFASIVNETAPAQVGPHPETNPP; from the coding sequence TTGGCCGGTCCTCTAGTCGTCCCGCGGCGGCGCAACTGGTCGCTCGTCGCCTTCGCCCTGCTCACACCCCTCCTGCTCTGCGGCTGCGACCTCGGCGTGATGGACCCCGCCGGTCCCGTCGGACACGACCAGCTTCTCATTCTCGTCGACTCGCTCGCGATCATGCTCGTCATCATCGTGCCCGTGCTGCTCGCGGTGCCGGTGTTCGCCTGGTACTTCCGCGCGACGAACGACAAGGCGTTCTACCTCCCCGAATGGGAATTCAACGGCACGATCGAGCTCGTCGTCTGGTCGATCCCGTTGCTGACCATCGTCGTGCTCGGCGGCGTCGCCTGGTACGGCTCGCACGCGCTCGATCCCTACAAGCCGCTGCCGATCGCGAAGGACCAGAAGCCGCTCGAGGTTCAGGTCGTCTCCATGGATTGGAAGTGGCTGTTCATCTACCCCGAGCAGGGCGTCGCGGCGGTCAACCAGCTCTACCTGCCGACCGGCCGGCCCGTGCACTTCACGATCACCTCGGCCTCCGTCTGGAACGCGTTCTTCGTTCCGCGCCTCGGCGGCATGATCTACTCGATGGCCGGCATGACGACGCAGCTCAACCTGCAGGCCGACAAGACCGGCGTCTTCCCGGGCCTGTCCGGCATGCTGTCTGGCGACGGCTTCTCCGACATGCACTTCGACGTCCATGCCGTGCAGCCCGACGACTTCACGAAATGGGTCGACACCGCCAAGGCCTCGCCCGAGGCGTTGGACACGGCGGGCTACGCGAAGCTCGCCAACGTCAGCGGCGTCGCGCAGGCCGCGACCTACAAATCGGCCGACCCGAACCTCTTCGCCTCGATCGTCAACGAGACGGCGCCCGCACAGGTCGGGCCGCATCCGGAGACGAACCCGCCCTGA
- a CDS encoding Cytochrome bb3 quinol oxidase subunit 1 apoprotein (ID:RHAL1_02112;~source:Prodigal:2.6): MLGKLSWDAIPFSQPIPMAASAMMIIGVISILTWVTVKGWVPYLWREWITSVDHKRIGVMYCLLALVMMVRGFTDAIMMRSQQAVALHSGGYLPPEHYNQIFSAHGTIMIFFVAMPFLIGLMNFILPLQLGVRDVAFPTFNSVSFWLTATGVLLVNMSLVIGEFGTAGWLAYPPLSGIKFSPGVGIDYQLWALQISGVGTLLTGVNFVTTILKMRAPGMTYLRMPIFVWTSLAANLLIVAAFPILTATLAMSLLDRYLGFHFFTDSQGGNSMMYMNLIWAWGHPEVYILILPSFGIFSEVISTFSSKPLFGYRSMVVATMAICILSFMVWLHHFFTMGAGADVNGIFGIMSMVIAVPTGVKVFNWLFTMFGGKVRFEVPMMWAIAFLITFVIGGMTGVLLAVPPADFLLHNSLFLVAHFHNVIIGGVLFAAFAGYTYWWPKAFGFKLKDNWGKRAFWFWVVGFYLAFMPLYVTGLMGMTRRLQHYDVSAWQPWLLVAEVGALSIACGIACQITQIFVSIREREALRDTTGDPWDGRSLEWITTSPPPVFNFAVLPNVTGEEAYWRIKQRALQRRVLSEVPDYEPIEMPKNSPTGIVVAFFATVLGFALIWHIWWMAAVGFAGAFATFVVFAWRRHDEYEIPADEVARLDSKRREQRAGLVQGTVEGWLKVSHSEQEHASDRDSSGGHKGPAEKRIITGYGFWVFLLSDFIMFAGFYAAYAVLSHRTAGGPGPRDLFEFKAVGLETACLLLSSFACGMAAIAANARNQMWTQIGYLVTGLLGAGFLALEISEFLSMIHDHAGPDRSAFLSSFFTLVGCHGLHVTIGLLWLGTMMAQYWTKGFVPSMRRRGLCFNLFWHALDIIWVGIFTNVYLLGLTP, translated from the coding sequence ATGCTGGGTAAGCTCAGCTGGGATGCGATCCCGTTCAGCCAGCCGATCCCCATGGCGGCCTCCGCCATGATGATCATTGGCGTCATCAGCATCCTGACGTGGGTGACGGTGAAAGGGTGGGTTCCCTACCTTTGGCGGGAATGGATCACGTCGGTCGATCACAAGCGGATCGGCGTGATGTACTGCCTGCTGGCGCTCGTGATGATGGTGCGCGGCTTCACCGACGCGATCATGATGCGCTCGCAGCAGGCGGTCGCGTTGCATTCCGGCGGCTACCTGCCGCCCGAGCACTACAACCAGATCTTCTCCGCGCACGGCACGATCATGATCTTCTTCGTGGCGATGCCGTTCCTCATCGGCCTGATGAACTTCATCCTGCCGCTGCAGCTCGGCGTGCGCGACGTCGCCTTCCCGACCTTCAACTCGGTGTCGTTCTGGCTGACCGCGACCGGCGTGCTGCTCGTCAACATGTCGCTGGTCATCGGCGAGTTCGGCACCGCCGGCTGGCTCGCCTACCCGCCGCTCTCCGGCATCAAGTTCTCGCCCGGCGTCGGCATCGACTACCAGCTTTGGGCTCTGCAGATCTCAGGCGTCGGCACGCTGCTCACAGGCGTCAACTTCGTCACGACGATCCTCAAGATGCGCGCGCCGGGCATGACCTATCTGCGCATGCCGATCTTCGTGTGGACCTCGCTCGCCGCGAACCTCTTGATCGTCGCCGCCTTTCCGATCCTCACCGCGACGCTCGCGATGAGCCTGCTCGACCGCTACCTCGGCTTCCACTTCTTCACGGACAGCCAGGGCGGCAACTCGATGATGTACATGAACCTCATCTGGGCATGGGGTCATCCGGAGGTGTACATCCTCATCCTGCCCTCGTTCGGCATCTTCTCCGAGGTCATCTCGACCTTCTCGTCGAAGCCGTTGTTCGGCTACCGCTCGATGGTCGTCGCGACCATGGCGATCTGCATCCTCTCGTTCATGGTGTGGCTGCACCACTTCTTCACCATGGGCGCCGGGGCCGACGTCAACGGCATCTTCGGCATCATGTCGATGGTCATCGCCGTCCCGACCGGCGTGAAGGTCTTCAACTGGCTGTTCACGATGTTCGGCGGCAAGGTCCGCTTCGAGGTGCCGATGATGTGGGCGATCGCCTTCCTCATCACCTTCGTGATCGGCGGCATGACCGGCGTCCTGCTCGCCGTGCCGCCGGCCGACTTCCTGCTGCACAACTCGCTCTTCCTCGTCGCGCACTTCCATAACGTCATCATCGGCGGCGTGCTGTTCGCGGCCTTCGCCGGCTACACGTACTGGTGGCCGAAGGCGTTCGGCTTCAAGCTGAAGGACAACTGGGGCAAGCGCGCCTTCTGGTTCTGGGTCGTCGGCTTCTACCTCGCCTTCATGCCCCTCTACGTCACCGGCCTGATGGGCATGACGCGGCGCCTGCAGCACTATGACGTCTCCGCCTGGCAGCCGTGGCTGCTGGTCGCCGAGGTCGGCGCGCTCTCGATCGCCTGCGGCATCGCCTGCCAAATCACCCAGATCTTCGTCTCGATCCGCGAGCGCGAGGCTCTGCGCGACACGACGGGCGATCCGTGGGACGGCCGCTCGCTCGAGTGGATCACCACGTCGCCGCCGCCGGTCTTCAACTTCGCCGTGCTGCCGAACGTCACCGGCGAGGAGGCCTACTGGCGCATCAAGCAGCGCGCGCTGCAGCGGCGCGTGCTGAGCGAAGTGCCGGACTACGAGCCGATCGAGATGCCGAAGAACAGCCCGACGGGCATCGTCGTCGCCTTCTTCGCCACGGTGCTCGGCTTCGCGCTCATCTGGCACATCTGGTGGATGGCGGCGGTCGGCTTCGCCGGCGCGTTCGCGACCTTCGTCGTGTTCGCCTGGCGTCGCCACGACGAGTACGAGATCCCGGCCGATGAGGTCGCAAGGCTCGACAGCAAGCGTCGCGAGCAGCGCGCAGGCCTCGTCCAGGGCACCGTCGAGGGCTGGCTCAAGGTCTCGCACAGCGAGCAAGAGCACGCGTCGGATCGCGATTCGTCGGGCGGTCACAAGGGCCCGGCCGAGAAGCGCATCATCACGGGCTACGGCTTCTGGGTGTTCCTGCTCTCCGACTTCATCATGTTCGCGGGCTTCTATGCGGCCTATGCCGTGCTCTCGCATCGCACCGCCGGCGGGCCCGGTCCGCGCGATCTGTTCGAGTTCAAGGCCGTGGGTCTCGAAACCGCCTGCCTGCTGCTCTCCAGCTTCGCCTGCGGCATGGCGGCGATCGCCGCCAACGCCCGCAACCAGATGTGGACGCAGATCGGCTACCTCGTGACCGGCCTGCTCGGCGCCGGCTTCCTGGCGCTCGAGATCAGCGAGTTCCTCTCGATGATCCACGACCATGCGGGACCTGATCGCAGCGCCTTCCTGTCGTCGTTCTTCACGCTCGTCGGCTGCCACGGCCTCCACGTGACGATCGGCCTGCTGTGGCTCGGCACGATGATGGCGCAGTACTGGACCAAGGGCTTCGTCCCATCGATGCGCCGGCGCGGCCTGTGCTTCAACCTGTTCTGGCACGCGCTCGACATCATCTGGGTCGGCATCTTCACGAACGTCTATCTGTTGGGGCTCACACCATGA
- a CDS encoding Cytochrome bb3 quinol oxidase subunit 4 (ID:RHAL1_02113;~source:Prodigal:2.6): MSKHDLSHTFAAGVAPGDHEDSDHATGREVINYVLGLILATVLTIGSFWVASGPSILYTPGLTMALAALAVAQMGVHLAFFLHITTGDDNINNVMALAFGVLIVGIVIAGSLWIMHNMDMNMAMPGSTAVGQPSMGGMEMSH, encoded by the coding sequence ATGAGCAAGCACGACCTCAGCCACACCTTCGCCGCCGGCGTCGCGCCCGGCGACCATGAGGACTCCGATCACGCAACCGGCCGCGAGGTCATCAACTATGTGCTCGGCCTCATCCTGGCGACGGTGCTGACGATCGGCTCGTTCTGGGTCGCGAGCGGCCCGTCGATCCTCTACACGCCGGGTCTCACCATGGCGCTCGCCGCCCTGGCGGTGGCGCAGATGGGCGTCCACCTCGCCTTCTTCCTCCACATCACGACCGGCGACGACAACATCAACAACGTCATGGCGCTGGCCTTCGGCGTGCTGATTGTCGGCATCGTCATCGCCGGCTCGCTGTGGATCATGCACAACATGGATATGAACATGGCCATGCCGGGCTCGACTGCCGTAGGCCAACCGTCGATGGGCGGCATGGAGATGAGCCACTGA
- a CDS encoding exported protein of unknown function (ID:RHAL1_02114;~source:Prodigal:2.6), which translates to MRKSLYLAALALSVGIGGTGHAAPNAMLYAYNIDHGTPTRGRCEAIAGTDRDACRKLEALVADANRNAALGALSRNWTGTRLSAFARLVAAEQAFAASLAINETGAAPGSQEAMDAEQAEKDVFVSTVQRLIAGELSRGDGSAEASDEALNDAYGQVMRIDDPRELGGGDVDKAGILRTERAWIVYRDAFAAFAQTLEGPDAAETIKWELTRQRTATLDAFLGD; encoded by the coding sequence ATGCGCAAGTCCCTCTATCTCGCCGCTCTCGCGCTCAGCGTCGGCATCGGCGGCACCGGCCACGCCGCGCCGAACGCGATGCTCTACGCCTACAACATCGACCATGGCACGCCGACGCGCGGCCGCTGCGAGGCGATCGCGGGCACCGATCGCGACGCCTGCCGCAAGCTCGAGGCGCTCGTCGCCGACGCCAATCGCAACGCGGCGCTCGGTGCGCTCTCGCGGAACTGGACGGGGACGAGGCTCTCCGCATTCGCGCGTCTCGTCGCCGCGGAGCAGGCCTTCGCCGCGTCGCTCGCCATCAACGAGACCGGCGCCGCGCCAGGATCGCAGGAGGCGATGGACGCCGAGCAGGCGGAGAAGGACGTGTTCGTCTCGACGGTGCAGCGGCTCATCGCCGGCGAGCTGTCGCGCGGAGACGGTTCGGCCGAGGCGAGCGACGAGGCGCTGAACGACGCCTACGGCCAGGTGATGAGGATCGACGACCCCCGCGAGCTCGGCGGGGGCGACGTCGACAAGGCCGGCATCCTGCGCACCGAGCGCGCCTGGATCGTCTATCGCGACGCCTTCGCGGCGTTTGCGCAGACGCTCGAGGGCCCGGACGCGGCCGAGACCATCAAGTGGGAGCTGACGCGCCAGCGCACCGCGACGCTCGATGCTTTCCTGGGCGACTGA
- a CDS encoding Transcriptional regulator (ID:RHAL1_02115;~source:Prodigal:2.6): MTSPETELPEAQSRAIAQAVREALARRRISRQKLADDARISVSTLEKALSGRRPFTLATTIRLEEALGASLRGPASTAAPLPARNAPEALGAYSHEAVAWLEGRYLTLRPSFGATDAIFAYRTELLWDEAESCLAFREAERIDAPFAQSGQVSVPHQSGAIYLVTQWHGQYRLAMLGRPTIFGEMYGVLTTLQPGRGGALTPVAAPLALIPEARLTGAMPYGRITSGMPEFAACRAMLARVGEEGYATFFTCPG, encoded by the coding sequence ATGACGTCGCCGGAGACCGAGCTGCCAGAGGCGCAGAGCCGCGCGATCGCCCAGGCCGTGCGCGAGGCGTTGGCCCGTCGCCGCATTTCCCGCCAGAAGCTCGCCGACGACGCCCGCATCTCCGTCTCGACCCTGGAAAAGGCACTCTCCGGACGGCGGCCTTTCACGCTGGCGACGACGATCCGCCTCGAGGAGGCGCTCGGCGCCTCGCTGCGCGGCCCGGCATCCACCGCCGCGCCGCTCCCCGCCCGCAATGCGCCCGAGGCGCTCGGCGCCTACTCGCACGAGGCGGTGGCCTGGCTCGAGGGGCGCTATCTCACGCTGCGGCCGTCCTTCGGCGCGACGGATGCGATCTTCGCCTACCGCACCGAGCTTCTCTGGGACGAGGCCGAGAGCTGCCTGGCCTTCCGCGAGGCCGAGCGGATCGATGCGCCCTTCGCGCAGTCCGGCCAGGTCTCGGTGCCGCACCAGTCGGGCGCGATCTACCTCGTCACGCAGTGGCACGGCCAGTACCGCCTCGCGATGCTCGGGCGGCCGACGATCTTCGGCGAGATGTACGGCGTGCTGACGACGCTGCAGCCGGGCCGCGGCGGCGCCCTGACGCCGGTCGCCGCGCCGCTGGCGCTGATCCCCGAGGCGCGGCTCACCGGCGCGATGCCCTATGGACGCATCACCTCCGGGATGCCGGAGTTCGCGGCCTGCCGCGCCATGCTCGCTCGCGTCGGCGAAGAGGGCTACGCGACCTTCTTCACCTGTCCGGGCTGA
- a CDS encoding Zinc-finger protein (ID:RHAL1_02116;~source:Prodigal:2.6) encodes MSAMTSVASAEVALGKRDLRQSVLRGLRETCPHCGKGRLFGRYLKVVPRCESCGEDLSHQRADDAPPYVTMMIVGHLLILGVALLEDTYAPPTWVHLAIWLPLTVALSLVLLPRVKGAIVGLQWANRMHGFDGA; translated from the coding sequence ATGTCCGCTATGACAAGCGTCGCTTCTGCCGAGGTCGCGCTGGGAAAGCGTGATCTCCGCCAGTCGGTGCTGCGCGGGCTTCGCGAGACCTGCCCGCATTGCGGCAAGGGCCGCCTGTTCGGACGTTACCTGAAGGTCGTGCCGCGCTGCGAGAGCTGCGGCGAGGATCTGAGCCACCAGCGGGCGGACGACGCGCCGCCCTACGTCACGATGATGATCGTCGGGCACCTGCTGATCCTCGGCGTCGCCCTGCTCGAGGACACCTACGCGCCGCCAACCTGGGTGCATCTCGCAATCTGGCTGCCCTTGACGGTCGCACTGAGCCTCGTGCTGCTGCCGCGCGTGAAGGGCGCCATCGTCGGCCTGCAATGGGCGAACCGCATGCACGGTTTCGACGGCGCCTAG
- a CDS encoding hypothetical protein (ID:RHAL1_02117;~source:Prodigal:2.6) — protein sequence MRRMRFVRFVVRLARAFDTRLVTAPDDAPIDPALLPLDLATQPMTFH from the coding sequence ATGCGACGGATGCGATTCGTGCGTTTCGTGGTGCGTTTGGCGCGGGCGTTCGACACGAGGCTGGTCACGGCCCCAGACGATGCGCCGATCGATCCGGCTCTGCTGCCGCTCGATCTCGCGACACAGCCGATGACGTTCCACTAG
- the glyQ gene encoding glycine tRNA synthetase, alpha subunit (ID:RHAL1_02118;~source:Prodigal:2.6): MSTDPFDPKRSFQGLIFTLQRFWAEQGCVILQPYDMEVGAGTFHPATTLRALGPKPWRAAYVQASRRPKDGRYGENPNRLQHYYQYQVILKPSPEDLQDLYLASLRAIGIDMSLHDVRFVEDDWESPTLGAWGLGWECWCDGMEVSQFTYFQQVAGIECAPVSGELTYGLERLAMYVQGVDSIYDLNFNGQEGAAKITYGDVFRQAEQEYSRHNFEASNAEMLFRHFADAEGECRALLAAGDKGDKAEIVLPAYDQCIKASHAFNLLDARGVISVTERQSYILRVRELAKACGAAWLKTEAGGASAA, encoded by the coding sequence ATGTCGACCGACCCCTTCGATCCCAAGCGCTCGTTCCAGGGCTTGATCTTCACCCTGCAGCGCTTCTGGGCCGAGCAGGGCTGCGTGATCCTGCAGCCCTACGACATGGAGGTCGGCGCCGGCACGTTTCATCCCGCCACGACGTTGCGCGCGCTGGGCCCGAAGCCGTGGCGTGCGGCCTACGTGCAGGCCTCGCGCCGGCCGAAGGACGGGCGCTACGGCGAGAACCCCAACCGGCTGCAGCACTACTATCAGTACCAGGTGATCCTGAAGCCCTCGCCCGAGGACCTGCAGGACCTCTATCTCGCCTCGCTCCGGGCGATCGGCATCGACATGAGCCTGCACGACGTCCGCTTCGTGGAGGACGACTGGGAGAGCCCGACGCTCGGCGCCTGGGGTCTCGGCTGGGAGTGCTGGTGCGACGGCATGGAGGTGTCGCAGTTCACCTACTTCCAGCAGGTCGCGGGCATCGAGTGCGCGCCCGTCTCGGGCGAGCTGACCTACGGGCTCGAGCGCCTCGCCATGTACGTGCAGGGCGTCGACTCGATCTACGACTTGAACTTCAACGGCCAGGAGGGCGCGGCGAAGATCACTTACGGCGACGTCTTCAGGCAGGCCGAGCAGGAGTACTCGCGCCACAATTTCGAGGCCTCGAACGCGGAGATGCTGTTCCGCCATTTCGCCGATGCCGAGGGCGAGTGCCGCGCGCTGCTCGCCGCCGGCGACAAGGGCGACAAGGCCGAGATCGTGCTGCCGGCCTACGACCAGTGCATCAAGGCCAGCCACGCCTTCAACCTGCTGGACGCCCGCGGCGTGATCTCAGTGACCGAGCGCCAGAGCTACATCCTGCGCGTGCGCGAGCTCGCGAAGGCCTGCGGCGCGGCGTGGCTGAAGACGGAGGCGGGCGGGGCCTCGGCCGCCTGA
- a CDS encoding hypothetical protein (ID:RHAL1_02119;~conserved protein of unknown function;~source:Prodigal:2.6) yields MSEHNVAEHHQHAATHHEHAAKHHHEAHKHHTAGDHEKAAHHAHLAYGHHVQAEHHHAEAAKAHATQHAG; encoded by the coding sequence ATGAGCGAGCACAACGTCGCCGAGCACCATCAGCACGCGGCCACGCACCACGAGCACGCCGCCAAGCACCACCACGAGGCGCACAAGCACCACACCGCCGGAGATCACGAGAAGGCGGCGCACCACGCCCATCTCGCCTATGGCCATCACGTCCAGGCCGAGCACCACCACGCCGAGGCCGCCAAGGCCCACGCGACGCAGCACGCCGGCTAA
- a CDS encoding hypothetical protein (ID:RHAL1_02120;~conserved protein of unknown function;~source:Prodigal:2.6) has translation MPPSVPDPPLPDARPMTSAFVVSSGGVGAPPLSADLATVGIDVVGTADVATMVPDVIRGAPDLVVCYESHPDDALFAGTAAIRNAAPRPVVVFTSDPDADKIERATRSGIHCYVINGYGLHRLRSVLQVAQARFRHDQLLRDELSDVQHRFNERKLVDRAKGILMRVRNIGEDEAYRVLRSAAMQTKQRIGQVAQQVIDASRYAEAVNRAGQLRMLSQRLVKLYALACAGVTPEVTASLCRDSIEQIEANLGVLGRTLSKPTFGDLIEAVLAPWGQLKAALARAPAVAQLAAIDALAERLLTQAEALTRTLETAGFAAALHVINVSGRQRMLAQRLAKLAIVESLAPARASRDAMTAAETAFLDGLTYLEKIPLTSPEIKAALDAAMTDWMLFRPALARAGDASARSEIASLSEALLTHFERLTDLYERGMQMLME, from the coding sequence TTGCCGCCCTCCGTTCCGGACCCGCCGCTGCCCGATGCCCGCCCCATGACGTCCGCCTTCGTCGTCTCCAGCGGAGGCGTCGGCGCGCCGCCGCTCAGCGCCGACCTTGCGACCGTCGGCATCGATGTCGTCGGCACGGCCGATGTCGCGACCATGGTGCCCGACGTCATTCGCGGCGCCCCCGATTTGGTCGTGTGCTATGAATCTCATCCCGACGATGCGCTTTTTGCGGGCACGGCGGCGATCCGCAATGCCGCGCCGCGCCCGGTCGTCGTCTTCACGAGCGATCCCGACGCCGACAAGATCGAGCGCGCCACGCGCTCCGGCATCCATTGCTACGTCATCAACGGCTACGGGCTGCACCGCCTGCGCTCGGTGCTGCAGGTGGCGCAGGCGCGCTTCCGTCACGACCAGCTGCTGCGCGACGAGCTCAGCGACGTCCAGCACCGCTTCAACGAGCGCAAGCTCGTCGACCGCGCCAAGGGCATCCTCATGCGGGTGCGCAACATCGGCGAGGACGAGGCGTATCGCGTGCTGCGCTCGGCGGCGATGCAGACGAAGCAGCGCATCGGCCAGGTCGCGCAGCAGGTGATCGATGCCTCGCGCTATGCAGAGGCGGTGAACAGGGCAGGGCAGTTGCGGATGCTCTCGCAGCGGCTGGTCAAGCTCTACGCGCTCGCCTGTGCCGGCGTGACGCCCGAGGTGACGGCGAGCCTCTGCCGCGACTCGATCGAGCAGATCGAGGCCAACCTCGGGGTGCTCGGCCGCACGCTGTCGAAGCCGACGTTCGGCGATCTCATCGAGGCCGTGCTGGCGCCCTGGGGACAGCTCAAGGCGGCACTGGCGCGGGCCCCGGCCGTGGCCCAGCTCGCCGCCATCGACGCGCTCGCCGAGCGGCTGCTCACGCAGGCCGAGGCGCTGACCCGCACGCTGGAGACCGCAGGCTTCGCGGCGGCGCTGCACGTGATCAACGTGTCCGGGCGCCAGCGCATGCTCGCGCAACGCCTCGCGAAGCTCGCGATCGTCGAGAGCCTGGCGCCGGCGCGGGCGAGCCGCGACGCGATGACGGCTGCCGAGACGGCCTTCCTCGACGGCCTCACCTATCTCGAAAAAATCCCGCTGACCTCGCCGGAGATCAAGGCGGCGCTCGATGCGGCGATGACGGACTGGATGCTGTTCCGTCCGGCGCTGGCGCGGGCGGGAGACGCGTCGGCCCGCAGCGAGATCGCGAGCCTGAGCGAGGCGCTGCTCACGCATTTCGAAAGGCTTACCGACCTCTACGAGCGCGGCATGCAGATGCTGATGGAATAG
- a CDS encoding hypothetical protein (ID:RHAL1_02121;~source:Prodigal:2.6): MCFRPDLVLRRGLHKMEHIMSATIRVDATASNHSRLRPLEAPC, translated from the coding sequence ATGTGCTTCCGCCCCGACCTCGTTTTGCGGCGCGGCCTCCATAAGATGGAGCACATCATGTCAGCCACCATCCGTGTGGATGCTACGGCTTCCAACCATTCCCGCCTCCGTCCGCTGGAGGCGCCGTGCTGA
- a CDS encoding MFS transporter (ID:RHAL1_02122;~source:Prodigal:2.6) → MASALSSKATKIDLFSLATPQMRAFHLTWIAFFVCFFAWFATAPLMPVISADLHFTKADGANIAIAGVFATVLARFAIGPMCDKYGPRLTYTLLLALGAIPVVGIAFAWDYTSFLVFRLLIGIIGASFVITQFHTSVMFAPNVVGTANATVGGWGNAGGGVTQSVMPLVFAAILGFGAAKGLSWRYAMVVPAALMLITAVLYYRFTQDCPEGNYKDLRAANQVVDTGKKGGLAVMAAASKNYRVWLLAACYGASFGVELFVHSVAATYYYNKFHLTLEQAGYAVGAFGLLALFARALGGILSDKVARTRGLDGRTWLLFALMMGEGIFLVTFSQINVVGLAVTTMIVFGLFTHMACGSLYALVPFIDRKVLGGVCGIIGAGGNIGGVAAGFLLRGTGNMQFCFEVLGIAAIVCACGSALIRFSIKHKQEEQALYDAAVAQRAALAAGGVPAMA, encoded by the coding sequence ATGGCGTCCGCCCTCTCTTCCAAAGCCACCAAGATCGACCTGTTCTCGCTCGCCACGCCGCAGATGCGCGCGTTCCATCTCACCTGGATCGCCTTCTTCGTTTGCTTCTTCGCCTGGTTCGCGACGGCGCCGCTGATGCCGGTCATCTCGGCCGACCTGCACTTCACCAAGGCCGACGGCGCCAACATCGCCATCGCCGGCGTGTTCGCGACCGTGCTCGCGCGCTTCGCCATCGGGCCGATGTGCGACAAGTACGGCCCGCGCCTCACCTACACGCTGCTGCTCGCGCTGGGCGCGATCCCTGTCGTCGGCATCGCCTTCGCGTGGGACTACACGTCGTTCCTGGTCTTCCGCCTGCTGATCGGCATCATCGGCGCGAGCTTCGTCATCACCCAGTTCCATACGTCGGTGATGTTCGCGCCGAACGTCGTCGGCACCGCCAACGCCACGGTCGGCGGCTGGGGCAACGCCGGCGGCGGCGTCACGCAGAGCGTCATGCCGCTGGTCTTCGCTGCCATCCTCGGCTTCGGCGCCGCCAAGGGCCTCTCCTGGCGCTACGCGATGGTCGTGCCCGCGGCGCTGATGCTGATCACGGCCGTGCTCTACTACAGGTTCACGCAGGACTGCCCTGAGGGCAACTACAAGGACCTGCGCGCCGCCAACCAGGTCGTCGACACCGGCAAGAAGGGCGGCCTCGCCGTCATGGCGGCGGCGTCGAAGAACTACCGCGTGTGGCTGCTCGCCGCCTGCTACGGCGCCTCGTTCGGCGTCGAGCTCTTCGTCCACTCTGTCGCCGCGACCTACTACTACAACAAGTTCCACCTCACGCTCGAGCAGGCAGGCTATGCGGTCGGCGCCTTCGGCCTGCTGGCGCTGTTCGCCCGTGCGCTCGGCGGCATCCTCTCCGACAAGGTGGCACGCACCCGCGGTCTCGACGGGCGCACGTGGCTCCTGTTCGCGCTGATGATGGGCGAAGGCATCTTCCTCGTCACCTTCTCGCAGATCAACGTGGTCGGCCTGGCGGTGACGACGATGATCGTGTTCGGCCTGTTCACGCACATGGCCTGCGGCTCGCTCTACGCGCTCGTGCCGTTCATCGACCGCAAGGTGCTGGGCGGCGTCTGCGGCATCATCGGCGCCGGCGGCAACATCGGCGGCGTCGCGGCGGGCTTCCTGCTGCGCGGCACCGGCAACATGCAGTTCTGCTTCGAGGTGCTCGGCATCGCCGCGATCGTCTGCGCCTGCGGCTCCGCGCTGATCCGCTTCTCGATCAAGCACAAGCAGGAGGAGCAGGCGCTCTACGACGCCGCGGTGGCGCAGCGCGCCGCGCTTGCGGCGGGTGGCGTGCCGGCAATGGCCTGA